In Candidatus Hydrogenedentota bacterium, the DNA window TTCGGCGGCGAGTGCGGCGTGGCGCTGACGCTTCCGGGCGCGACGGCGCTGGACGGCTGCTCCGGCGCGCTTTCCGTGGACATCACGGACCTGGACGGTCTTGACCCGTCGAACCCGGCGCGGGGGGTGTACGCGGTGGTGTACACCAGCGCCGAGGACGGCGCGGGCCTCTCAGACACGGAGGTCCTGGTGGTGAACATTGCCGACAGCGTCGCGCCGGTGGTGACGGTCACAGGCGGGAACACGCTGGAGGGCGAGTGCGGCGTGGCGCTGACACTTCCGGGCGCGACGGTCGTGGAGGGTTGCGCCGCCGGTCTTGCCGCCACGGTAACGGACTACGACGGCCTTGACCCCGCGCACCCGGCGAAGGGCGTGTACAACGTGGTGTACGGCGCCACGGACGGCGCGGGGCTTGAGGGCACGGACGTTCTGGTGGTGACCATCACGGACACGGCGGACCCGGTCGTCACGATACCGGGCCCGAACCCGATCAACACGTTCCGGGGCTTCCCGTTCACGCCGCCCGAGGTGACGGCGCAGGACGCGTGCGACGGCGCGCTGGCGGTCACCCCCTCGGGTTCCGTGGACATGGGCACGCCGGGGCAGTACACCCTCACCTACACGGCGGAGGACGCGGAGGGGAACACGGCCCAGGAGGAGCTGGTGGTGAACGTCTCGAACGACCTTCCGCCGGTGATCACGCTGCTCGGCGACGCGTCGGTGACGCTGGACTGCGGCGACACCTACACGGACGCGGGCGCGACGGCGGCGGACATCGAGGACGGCGACCTGACGGGCGACATCGTTGTGGCGGGGCTGCCGCCCGCGGGCATGCTGGCCCCCGGCGCGTGGACCGTCACCTACAATGTGTCGGACAGCATCCTGAACGCGGCCCAGACGGTGACGCGGACCGTGACGGTGCTGGAAAACTGCGACCTTGCCGCGGAAGTGGTGGGCAAGACCCTGGTGCGCCGCAAACTGAACGAGCGGGCTGAGTTCACCGTCCTGGTGACGGGCGCGGCGGGCAACCCGCAGTACCAGTGGAGCAAAGAGGTTTTCTCCAAGGCGGACAAGGCGTTCTCGGACATTCCCGGCGCCGACGGCCCGACCTACGTAATCAACGGCGTGAAGGCCTCGGACGAGGGCCGCTACGTGTGCCGTGTGACGGACTCGGTGACGACGGTGTACGGCCCGGTGTACACGCTGATGTTGGGCAGCGAGCCGGTGACGGAGCGTGTGCCGGCGGCGGGGATGACGGGCCTGGCGGCGCTGGCGGCGCTGCTCGGCGCGTGCGGCGCGGCGGCGCGCCGCCGCAGGAAATAGCCCCCGGCAGGGCACACTGACGCATTATCGCCCCGGACGGGACAGCCCGTCCGGGGCTTTTTTATGTCAAGTGGACAGCACGGACAGCACAGACAGCACGGACAGAAGAGACAAAAGAGACAGAAGAGACAGAAGAAACAGAAGGGACAGCGCCGCCGTGTTGGCTCAGGCGAAGAAGGCCGAGGTGTCCGCCGCGAGGGCCGCCGCGTCCGGGACCACCTTGAAATTCGCCGCGATGCGCCGCACCTGGTCCGTGTTCAGGGTGCAGGCGATCCTGCCCGTCGAGCGGGCCATCAGGTAAATCTGCGCGGCCTTGTCCGCCATGTCAATGATGCCGAATGCCGCGTCGAGGTTGCGTCCCGTGCCGAAAACGCCGTGGAACTGCCACACCGCGAGCGGGCGGACGCGCAGGGCGGTGGCGGTGGCCTCGGCGATTTCCGGGGAACCCGCCATCATCCATGGGATGAACTCGATGCCGCCGGGGAAACCGACCACGCACTCCGCGTGGGACTGCCAGAGCAGTTTCGTCAGGGTCTCCGTGGTCAGTTCGAGGGCGTAGGAGAGGGCGATCAGGTGGGGGGCATGGGTGTGGATCACCGCGTGCATCACGTCGTTTGACGCCTCCTTCACCGCCTCATGCGTGCGCAGGTGCGCCTCGAGTTCAGACGTGGGGCGGCCGTCCGGTTCGAAGCCCCACAGCAGGCGGTAGCGCGCGCCCGCGCCGTCCAACTCCACCACCCCGACATTCTTCTCGGGGAACAGGGAAATGTTGCGCAGAAACTTGCCCGTGCCGCTGACCAGGAATTTCTCCCCCGCCAGCCCAGGCAGCGCCTTCTCCAGCGTGAACCACTCCGATTTCGGGCGCAGTTCCGGGGCGTTGCCCATCTTCTCCGGCTTGAGGCGCAGGCTGATGTTGCCGCCGTTCGCCTCGGCCCAGCCCTTCTGCCACATGTCCGAACTGGTCTTGATGATTTCCTGGATGAACACCGGCGCGTCTTTGCTCATGGGGGGGTTCCTGGCAGACCGGTGGAAACACGGCCTGATGGGGTGTTACGGTTTGGGGACGGGAAAAGTATACAACATTTGCGGCGGGCCGGGTCGGGCTTGCTGGAAGGTTGTTATGGAAAGGCACATTCCATGAAAGAGAAGAAAGAGCGCCTGGACACGTCAGGCCCGGCGGCGCCGCTGACCTTTTCGCCCTTCGCCGGGGCGTTTGGCGGAGTGGCTGTGCCGGAAGGGGACTCGGCCGGAACCCCGGCGTTGAAACCGGAGCAGGGCGTCCACGCCTTCCAGATTGCGCGCACGAAAAAGGGCGGCTACGCTGTGAGCGTTGAGCGGCGCGCCGGGGGGAAGTCCGTCACCATCCTCCGCAACGTTTCCGGCGACACCCACGCGCTGCTGGCCCTGCTTAAAAAACACTGCGCGGCGGGCGGCAGGGCCTCGGAGGACACCGTGGAAATCCAAGGCGAGCACACGGAGAAGATTTGTTCTTTTCTGCGGGGCCGGGGACTGTGACGGTTTACTTTGGCTCCAGCGTCAGCACCACGATGGTGTCCAGCGGGTCAAGCTGTTTTTTGTCCAGGGAAATGGTCACCCCGTCGGCGTTCTGTTTGAACTTGGCCTTTGTGCCGTCCCTGTAGGCCGCGGAGAGCACTTTTTGTCCGGGGTCCGGCAGGACAAGCGCCTTTTCGGGCCACTTGAGGATGTGCAAGAAGACCGTGTTCCCCTTGTGGGTGGCGCAGCCCCATTTTCCGGGCCGGAACGGCCCGCCGTCCGTGCCGTAGATGGTGTCGCCGTTGGTCTTCATCCACGCGCCGATTTCCCGGAGCCGTTCCACCTGGCGCGGCTCGATGCGCCCGTCGGGCATGGGCCCGACATTCAGCAGGAGGTTGCCGCCGCCGCCCGCCGTCTGCACCAGAATGTCAATGCACTCCTTGAGCGACTTCAGCCGGTCCTCCGGCTTCCACGCCCACTGGTTGCAGATGGTCATGCACGTTTCCCAGGGCCGGTCAATGTTGAACGCGCCCACCTGCTGCTCCGGCGTGTCGTAGTCGCCGGGGGCGAAGCCCTCCTTCGTGACGCCCTCCATGCCCTGGCGGCCCTTGCCCACGCGGTTGTTCACGAGCATTTTCGGGTCCAGTTCCCGGCAGAAGCGCAAGAGTTCCCAGCCGCGCTCTTTTGTCCAGGGGCTTTCCCACTCCCCGTCAAACCACATGCTCTGGAGCGGGCCGTACTTCGTCACGATCTCGCGGAGCTGGTTGTGCAGGTACTCCTGATAGCGGTCCATGCTGGGCGTCTGGCCCTCCGGCAGGGCATAGCCCGGCCCGCCCTGCGCGTCAATGGTGTTGTAGTCCGGCTGGTACCAGTCGAGGATCGAGTGGTAGGTGCTGAAGGCCAGGCCCGCGTCCCGGCACGCGTCGGACAGCTCGCGGAGGATGTCCCGCTTGAACGGCGTGGCCGACATGTCGAAATCCGTGAACTCCGAGTCCCAGATGCAGAAGCCGTCGTGGTGCTTCGAGGTGATGGTCACGTAGCGCATGCCTGTCTCTTTGGCCAGCGCCACCCACTCCTTCGCGTCAAAGAGGACCGGGTTGAACTGCGCGGGGAGTTGGTCATACTCGGCGGCGGGCACCTCCCTGCCGCGCGACCAGCCGATTTCGGTGCCCTTGATGGAGACCGGCCCCCAGTGGATGAACATGCCGAAGCGCATGTCCTGCCACTTTGCGAGGCTTTCCGGGTCCGCCGGGGCGGCCTGTTCCGCCGCAAAAAGCGCGGCGGGGCCTCCGGACAACAGCGCCAAGACGATGAGAAAACGCCCCGTGTTCATGACAGCCTCCCTGCGCGCGCGGCGCGGTTGGTTCCGCCTCAGCCCTTCACGATTTTCCGGTAGCGGGCGCGGCGGTTTTCAAAGAGGCGCGTGCCGGTCTCGCGCAGGCGCCATTCCTCGTACTCCTGGTAGTTCCCCTGGAACCAGCGGACCTGTCCGCCCCCCTCGAAGACCAGCAGGTGCGTGCAGATGCGGTCCAGGAAGAAGCGGTCGTGGCTGATGACCATCGCGCAGCCGCTGAAGTTGAGCAGGGCCTCCTCCAGCAGGCGCAGCGTGTTCACGTCCAGGTCGTTCGTCGGCTCGTCCAGCAGCAGCACGTTGCCGCCGTCCTTGAGCAGTTTGGCGAGGTTGCAGCGGTTGCGCTCGCCGCCCGAGAGCTGCCCGGCCATCTTCTGCTGGTCCGCGCCCCGGAACCCGAACTGGGCGAGGTACTTCCGGATGGGCACGCGCTGGCGGCCCAGCTCGATCTCGTCCAGGCCGTTGCCCACCTCCTCCAGCAGGCTGACATCGTTCCGCAGGGCCGAGCGCTCCTGGTCCACATAGGAGAACTTCACCGACGCGCCCACCTTCACCGCGCCCGCGTCGGGCGCCTCCCGCCCCACCAGCATCCGCAGCATGGTGGTCTTGCCCGTGCCGTTCGGCCCGATGACCCCCACGATGGCCGCCTTGGGCACGATAAATTCCAGGCCTTCGAAAAGCGGCGTTCCGCCGTAGCCCTTGGTGACCCCCTGGAACTCGATGACCTGGTCGCCGAGGGGCGGGCCGGGGGCGATCTGCACCACCGCCTGGTCGCCCTTGGCGGAGGCGCTCTCCCGCGCAAGGAGCTGCTCGTACTGTCCCAGGCGCGCGCGGCTCAACTCGCGGCGGGCCTTGTTCCCCATGCGAATCCAGTCCAGTTCGTGCTGGAGGGCGCGCCCGCGCGTGGAGCCCTTTTTCTCCTGCTCCGCCAGCGAGCCCAGCTTCTGCTCCAGCCAGGACGAGTAGTTGCCCTCCCAGGGGATGCCGTGGCCGCCCTCCAGCTCCAGAATCCACTTTGTGACGTTGTCCAGGAAATAGCGGTCGTGCGTGACGATGATGACCGTGCCCGGATAGTCCCGGAGCTGCGTCTCCAGCCAGTCCACCGTCTCCGCGTCCAGATGGTTCGTCGGCTCGTCGAGCAGGAGCAGATCGGGCTTCTCCAGCAGTGCCCGGCACAGGGCCACGCGCCGCTTTTCGCCCCCGCTGAGCGTGCCCGCCAGGCGGTCGTCGTCCGGCAGGCACAGCGCCTCGCTGGCCTGGGCCAGCAGTTGGTCCAGGTTCCAGGCGTCCGCCGCGTCCAGCTTGTCCTGCAGTTCGCCCATGCGGTCCATGGCCTTCTGCATCTCGTCGTCGTCCGTGATTTCCGCCATCCGCATGGACACGTCGTTGAACTCGTCCAGCAGCGCCTTGGTCTCCGCGAAGGCCGCCTCGATGATCTCGCGGACCGTCCTGTCCGGCTCCAGCACGGGCTCCTGCGGCACCAGGCCCGCCCGGTATCCCCGGGTGATTTCCGCGCGCCCGTGGAAGTCCGTGTCCAGCCCCGCCATGATGCGCAGCACGGTGGATT includes these proteins:
- a CDS encoding DUF5011 domain-containing protein yields the protein WDVRFSHSMTTVAGNDFAVTATGTAAGTGLNVTRMGPTWYRVTADVSGQGTLRLDAATGGSGRDVADQALASAFTGGEVYQVDRSGPSVTIGAPSATLATSGPVTYTVDYADAGSGIAGITLVTGNITLNKTGTADGTVGVSGSGNSRTVTISGITGSGTLGISIAAGTATDNIPNAAAAAGPSATFNVDNDPPVITRNGPASVVLECGATYADTGATALDNLDGNITANIAVDGLPPAGPLAPGEWTITYNVGDTAGNQATEVTRSVTVSDTLAPLVTITGGTLFGGECGVALTLPGATALDGCSGALSVDITDLDGLDPSNPARGVYAVVYTSAEDGAGLSDTEVLVVNIADSVAPVVTVTGGNTLEGECGVALTLPGATVVEGCAAGLAATVTDYDGLDPAHPAKGVYNVVYGATDGAGLEGTDVLVVTITDTADPVVTIPGPNPINTFRGFPFTPPEVTAQDACDGALAVTPSGSVDMGTPGQYTLTYTAEDAEGNTAQEELVVNVSNDLPPVITLLGDASVTLDCGDTYTDAGATAADIEDGDLTGDIVVAGLPPAGMLAPGAWTVTYNVSDSILNAAQTVTRTVTVLENCDLAAEVVGKTLVRRKLNERAEFTVLVTGAAGNPQYQWSKEVFSKADKAFSDIPGADGPTYVINGVKASDEGRYVCRVTDSVTTVYGPVYTLMLGSEPVTERVPAAGMTGLAALAALLGACGAAARRRRK
- the rhaD gene encoding rhamnulose-1-phosphate aldolase, with protein sequence MSKDAPVFIQEIIKTSSDMWQKGWAEANGGNISLRLKPEKMGNAPELRPKSEWFTLEKALPGLAGEKFLVSGTGKFLRNISLFPEKNVGVVELDGAGARYRLLWGFEPDGRPTSELEAHLRTHEAVKEASNDVMHAVIHTHAPHLIALSYALELTTETLTKLLWQSHAECVVGFPGGIEFIPWMMAGSPEIAEATATALRVRPLAVWQFHGVFGTGRNLDAAFGIIDMADKAAQIYLMARSTGRIACTLNTDQVRRIAANFKVVPDAAALAADTSAFFA
- a CDS encoding translation initiation factor; protein product: MKEKKERLDTSGPAAPLTFSPFAGAFGGVAVPEGDSAGTPALKPEQGVHAFQIARTKKGGYAVSVERRAGGKSVTILRNVSGDTHALLALLKKHCAAGGRASEDTVEIQGEHTEKICSFLRGRGL
- a CDS encoding alpha-L-fucosidase — protein: MNTGRFLIVLALLSGGPAALFAAEQAAPADPESLAKWQDMRFGMFIHWGPVSIKGTEIGWSRGREVPAAEYDQLPAQFNPVLFDAKEWVALAKETGMRYVTITSKHHDGFCIWDSEFTDFDMSATPFKRDILRELSDACRDAGLAFSTYHSILDWYQPDYNTIDAQGGPGYALPEGQTPSMDRYQEYLHNQLREIVTKYGPLQSMWFDGEWESPWTKERGWELLRFCRELDPKMLVNNRVGKGRQGMEGVTKEGFAPGDYDTPEQQVGAFNIDRPWETCMTICNQWAWKPEDRLKSLKECIDILVQTAGGGGNLLLNVGPMPDGRIEPRQVERLREIGAWMKTNGDTIYGTDGGPFRPGKWGCATHKGNTVFLHILKWPEKALVLPDPGQKVLSAAYRDGTKAKFKQNADGVTISLDKKQLDPLDTIVVLTLEPK
- the ettA gene encoding energy-dependent translational throttle protein EttA translates to MADQFIFTMLGLGKFYGQKQVLKDINLCFYPGAKIGIVGENGSGKSTVLRIMAGLDTDFHGRAEITRGYRAGLVPQEPVLEPDRTVREIIEAAFAETKALLDEFNDVSMRMAEITDDDEMQKAMDRMGELQDKLDAADAWNLDQLLAQASEALCLPDDDRLAGTLSGGEKRRVALCRALLEKPDLLLLDEPTNHLDAETVDWLETQLRDYPGTVIIVTHDRYFLDNVTKWILELEGGHGIPWEGNYSSWLEQKLGSLAEQEKKGSTRGRALQHELDWIRMGNKARRELSRARLGQYEQLLARESASAKGDQAVVQIAPGPPLGDQVIEFQGVTKGYGGTPLFEGLEFIVPKAAIVGVIGPNGTGKTTMLRMLVGREAPDAGAVKVGASVKFSYVDQERSALRNDVSLLEEVGNGLDEIELGRQRVPIRKYLAQFGFRGADQQKMAGQLSGGERNRCNLAKLLKDGGNVLLLDEPTNDLDVNTLRLLEEALLNFSGCAMVISHDRFFLDRICTHLLVFEGGGQVRWFQGNYQEYEEWRLRETGTRLFENRRARYRKIVKG